Proteins found in one Rhizobium sp. NZLR1 genomic segment:
- a CDS encoding adenylate/guanylate cyclase domain-containing protein, whose product MSENRKLAAILAADVVGYSRLASEDEDRTLARLRALRSDLIDPTIAVHNGRVIKRTGDGALVEFRSVVDAVRCAIEVQNGMVERNAGVQQDRRIEFRIGIHLGDVVEEFDGDLMGDGVNIASRLEGIAAPGAICLSEDAYRQVRARLDLSVSDLGNTQLKNIAEPIRIYSLQVGTAAEVKPGVTAAVAPAPAALPLDLSIAVLPFVNMSGDAEQEYFADGISEDIITALSKLSQLFVIARNSSFTFKGRNVNVQEVGDSLKVRYVLEGSVRKSGNKVRITAQLIDATTGGHQWAERFDRDLTDIFAVQDDVTQQIVGALELKLTAGDQQRLATEQTQNLEAYDCFLRGREHMWRLTREQNIQGRQLLQRAVDLDPKFAPAHAFLAVTHGLAYVNQWSRSPSKSLEQATEAATLAVALDDRYPYAHWALAVVNLYLRRLDVAIREAERAIALAPNLVEGHESLGNALHYAGRSDEALVSFERAMALNPYYPDIFLHFHAQAMFQLGRYEEAVVFLKRRLVRNPATDISRVLLAASYGHLGCLAEARGQWEEVFRINPDYSLEHRRKVLPYKNPADFERIVDGLRKAGLTE is encoded by the coding sequence ATGAGCGAGAATCGCAAGCTGGCCGCAATTCTGGCCGCGGACGTAGTTGGATACAGCCGGCTCGCCAGCGAGGACGAAGATCGCACCCTGGCAAGGTTGCGGGCACTGCGCAGCGACCTGATCGATCCAACCATCGCAGTGCACAACGGCCGTGTCATCAAGCGCACTGGTGACGGAGCGCTGGTCGAATTCCGCAGCGTTGTCGATGCCGTGCGCTGCGCCATCGAGGTGCAGAACGGCATGGTCGAGCGCAACGCCGGTGTTCAGCAGGATCGGCGCATCGAGTTCCGGATCGGCATCCATCTGGGGGACGTAGTAGAGGAATTCGATGGCGACCTGATGGGCGACGGCGTCAACATCGCCTCGCGTCTCGAGGGTATCGCGGCCCCCGGCGCTATTTGCCTGTCCGAGGACGCCTATCGCCAGGTCAGGGCGAGACTCGATCTCTCCGTCAGCGATCTCGGCAACACGCAACTCAAGAACATTGCCGAGCCGATCCGGATCTATTCGCTCCAGGTCGGCACCGCCGCGGAGGTAAAGCCAGGAGTGACCGCCGCCGTTGCTCCTGCGCCGGCCGCATTGCCGTTGGACCTCTCGATTGCCGTGCTGCCATTCGTCAACATGAGCGGCGATGCCGAGCAGGAGTACTTCGCTGACGGCATCTCCGAAGATATCATCACAGCTCTATCGAAGCTGTCGCAGCTGTTTGTCATCGCTCGCAACTCGTCGTTTACCTTCAAGGGCCGGAACGTGAACGTGCAGGAAGTGGGCGACAGCCTCAAGGTGCGCTACGTGCTGGAAGGAAGCGTCCGCAAATCAGGCAACAAGGTGAGGATCACCGCGCAGCTGATTGATGCCACTACCGGCGGGCATCAGTGGGCGGAGCGTTTCGATCGCGACCTGACCGATATCTTCGCAGTGCAGGATGACGTCACGCAGCAGATCGTCGGCGCTCTGGAACTCAAGCTGACGGCCGGGGACCAGCAGCGGCTCGCGACCGAGCAAACTCAAAATCTGGAAGCCTATGACTGCTTCCTGCGGGGCCGTGAACACATGTGGCGGCTGACGAGAGAGCAGAACATTCAGGGCCGGCAATTGCTGCAGCGCGCCGTCGATCTGGACCCGAAATTCGCCCCGGCGCACGCCTTCCTCGCCGTCACGCACGGGCTGGCCTACGTTAACCAGTGGAGCCGATCGCCGTCGAAATCGCTGGAACAGGCGACCGAGGCTGCGACGCTGGCGGTGGCGCTCGACGATCGGTATCCGTACGCACATTGGGCGCTGGCCGTCGTCAACTTGTACCTGCGACGACTTGACGTGGCCATCCGCGAGGCTGAACGCGCGATCGCGCTTGCTCCCAATCTTGTCGAGGGCCACGAGAGCCTCGGAAACGCGCTGCACTATGCGGGCAGATCCGACGAGGCCCTCGTCTCCTTCGAGCGGGCGATGGCCCTGAATCCATATTATCCAGACATTTTTCTGCACTTCCACGCGCAGGCGATGTTCCAGTTGGGCAGGTACGAGGAGGCCGTTGTCTTCCTGAAGCGACGACTAGTCCGCAATCCAGCCACCGACATCTCACGTGTGTTGCTGGCGGCGAGCTATGGTCACTTGGGCTGCTTGGCGGAGGCGCGGGGGCAGTGGGAGGAAGTGTTCCGGATCAATCCCGATTATTCCCTGGAGCACAGGCGCAAAGTGCTGCCCTACAAGAACCCTGCCGATTTCGAGCGCATTGTGGACGGACTGCGCAAAGCTGGCCTCACCGAGTGA
- a CDS encoding metalloregulator ArsR/SmtB family transcription factor, whose protein sequence is MIENDFFRALADPTRRAIFEKLAAGSMNASALREGMEISQPAMSQHLAVLRSAKLVREQRQGRFVNYEVDPDGLALIAQWLAKYRAYWPERIAALKVLLKDMDQ, encoded by the coding sequence ATGATCGAGAATGACTTTTTCCGAGCTCTGGCAGACCCGACCCGCCGCGCGATTTTCGAGAAGCTGGCGGCGGGGAGCATGAACGCCAGCGCCTTGCGTGAAGGCATGGAGATCAGCCAGCCGGCAATGTCGCAACACCTTGCAGTTCTGCGGAGTGCAAAGCTCGTGAGGGAACAACGACAGGGGCGTTTCGTGAATTACGAAGTCGATCCCGATGGGTTGGCTCTCATCGCCCAGTGGCTCGCAAAATACCGCGCCTATTGGCCGGAGCGTATCGCAGCACTCAAAGTCTTGCTGAAGGACATGGATCAATGA
- a CDS encoding SRPBCC domain-containing protein — MNEGKTKEQDSSVEQEFDLSDPPQKVWRAVTVPEFRERWLPKEALADPDAIAVTPGQEVRYKLRDDSPPFLESTVTFTITPNATGGTCLRIVHELTDARFDRMARTAVNSNSPPLMLAA, encoded by the coding sequence ATGAACGAAGGGAAGACCAAGGAGCAGGATAGCAGCGTCGAGCAGGAATTTGACTTGAGCGATCCGCCGCAAAAGGTCTGGCGCGCTGTCACCGTTCCCGAATTTCGGGAAAGGTGGTTGCCAAAGGAGGCATTGGCCGATCCCGATGCGATCGCCGTCACCCCCGGCCAAGAAGTCCGCTACAAGCTGCGCGACGACAGCCCACCATTCCTTGAAAGCACCGTGACGTTCACGATCACACCGAACGCGACGGGCGGAACCTGCCTTCGGATCGTCCACGAACTGACGGATGCAAGATTCGACCGAATGGCGAGGACGGCCGTAAACAGCAACAGCCCGCCCCTCATGCTCGCCGCCTGA
- a CDS encoding ATP-dependent Clp protease proteolytic subunit has protein sequence MREAMQLVPMVIEQSSRGERSFDIYSRLLRERIIFLNGEVNDTVSALVCAQLLFLEAENPKKPINLYINSPGGVVTSGLAMYDTMRYIRAPVHTLCMGTARSMGSFLLMAGEPGERATLPNASILIHQPSGGFQGQASDMQIHAEEILKTKQRMTRLYAEHCGRSYEDFERAMDRDRFMTPQEALEWGLIDKIMQVREAPADQ, from the coding sequence ATGCGCGAAGCGATGCAGCTCGTCCCTATGGTCATAGAACAGTCCAGCCGGGGGGAACGATCATTCGATATTTATTCCCGGCTTCTTCGTGAGCGGATTATCTTTCTCAATGGCGAGGTGAACGACACCGTTTCGGCCCTCGTCTGCGCGCAGCTGCTGTTTCTGGAAGCAGAAAACCCCAAAAAGCCCATCAACCTCTATATCAATTCGCCGGGCGGCGTCGTGACCAGCGGCCTCGCCATGTATGACACCATGCGCTACATCCGCGCACCGGTTCACACGCTCTGCATGGGTACGGCCCGCTCTATGGGATCGTTTCTACTGATGGCGGGCGAGCCGGGCGAGCGGGCCACCCTACCAAATGCAAGCATCCTGATCCACCAGCCATCAGGCGGCTTTCAGGGGCAGGCGTCGGATATGCAAATTCACGCCGAGGAAATCCTGAAAACAAAGCAGCGTATGACACGGCTCTACGCGGAACATTGCGGGCGCTCCTATGAGGATTTTGAACGCGCCATGGACCGCGACCGCTTCATGACGCCGCAAGAAGCATTGGAATGGGGCTTGATCGACAAGATCATGCAGGTCCGCGAAGCCCCGGCCGATCAGTAA
- a CDS encoding DUF982 domain-containing protein: protein MCWNTSAAFTPVGFALRGPASRKIVWTLGDAARLLMNDWPFDDGEEYVAAVKACVDAISGKIAPEQFREALLRAAEEAGIAALCLVPQGVAARRPDLPSKAQR from the coding sequence ATGTGCTGGAATACATCAGCAGCATTCACGCCGGTCGGTTTTGCTTTGCGGGGTCCGGCGTCTCGCAAGATCGTATGGACGCTGGGCGACGCGGCACGTCTCCTGATGAACGACTGGCCTTTCGATGACGGCGAGGAATATGTCGCTGCCGTGAAAGCCTGCGTCGACGCAATCAGCGGGAAAATTGCCCCGGAACAATTCCGGGAAGCGCTTCTGCGTGCGGCCGAAGAGGCGGGCATCGCGGCTCTCTGTCTCGTCCCGCAGGGCGTGGCAGCGCGACGACCGGACCTGCCGTCGAAGGCGCAAAGATAG
- a CDS encoding serine/threonine protein kinase — protein sequence MRSDLIARYTIGEPVYENEFIVYPAQDKRMDHAVFIVAPDVALKLDKARFERVWTSINEAKSLTARRFVEIEDLIPPSPEDDNFYIVEKRPSKTLHQYLDETEMVAYERAAEIGRHILEGLATLHGAGYAHNALTDQCIYVSEDYSGLSVRIGNLHLISKIGEHIIPPYVPEFGAPEIYASGTFSASSALDIYAMGMIAYKLFLPRQTYNSVFDSVMVWEDEHQREQSWKNIHLDPSNIFPRLDVLIPGFPEGLASLIERMLSRDPAQRPRTGADALGEYTRVTTGIQPMSWDPRGGMQQQQEAPKPKKWTPVKISMIAALLLICIGVGVVTIPKLLRPDPKLVADVGVWKKEAESRKQQAIAAKAPERPASDQAKLSYDTGASALTSADALLKDEDYEKALPGYQSAAINLGNALIAISKENAEKAKAAASTAGGDKAPAFADADAKMKAAADSATAKQMHAAVDGYDASKTGFNDLAKALTALTAAEKDAAAKRETVNRIGAGDSPDVAKASGLMTEAKAKAEQWQMPAATSGYGDAAKLLAAIIADVMASKDEATALKQKVADLNASITTRAGAADPTLVSLAPKISEADGRYSAEAYKIAVVAYKPILADLEALSARGFCPVSPTLAFETVPAGSYSLDNVRLMTASMKELGGMLGVANGAVKVEKSFCMQAKAVTRAEMAAYYTANSDPASAQAYSDNPQQPADDVPLAVAQTYTAWLSKQLNTPVHLPSATEWMASATKLATEKLPDNGDIILQWSATPCEAGGNVAFMAQEGSTFVVCSDASAGGIFRVTAELR from the coding sequence ATGAGAAGTGATCTGATCGCCCGCTACACGATCGGCGAGCCGGTCTATGAGAACGAGTTCATCGTCTATCCCGCCCAGGACAAGCGGATGGACCATGCGGTCTTTATCGTCGCCCCCGATGTGGCGTTAAAATTGGACAAGGCGCGTTTCGAGCGGGTCTGGACCTCCATCAACGAGGCCAAATCGCTGACCGCCCGCCGCTTCGTCGAAATCGAGGACCTCATCCCGCCGTCGCCGGAAGACGACAATTTTTATATCGTCGAGAAACGGCCGTCGAAGACGCTGCACCAATATCTCGACGAAACCGAAATGGTGGCCTACGAGCGCGCCGCCGAGATCGGCCGCCACATCCTCGAAGGCCTGGCGACGCTGCACGGCGCCGGTTATGCCCACAACGCGCTGACGGACCAGTGCATCTACGTCTCGGAGGATTATTCCGGCCTGTCGGTCCGGATCGGCAACCTGCACCTGATCTCGAAGATCGGCGAGCACATCATCCCGCCCTATGTGCCCGAATTCGGCGCGCCGGAGATCTATGCCAGCGGCACCTTCTCCGCCTCATCAGCTCTCGACATCTACGCAATGGGCATGATCGCCTACAAGCTTTTCCTGCCGCGGCAGACCTATAACAGCGTCTTCGATAGCGTCATGGTCTGGGAAGACGAACACCAGCGCGAGCAGAGTTGGAAGAACATCCATCTCGATCCTTCCAACATCTTTCCCCGCCTCGACGTGCTGATCCCCGGCTTTCCCGAGGGTCTGGCAAGCCTGATCGAGCGGATGCTGAGCCGCGACCCGGCCCAGCGGCCGCGCACCGGCGCCGATGCGCTCGGCGAATACACAAGGGTGACGACCGGCATCCAGCCGATGTCGTGGGATCCGCGCGGCGGCATGCAGCAGCAACAGGAGGCGCCGAAACCGAAAAAGTGGACGCCTGTCAAAATCTCCATGATCGCAGCCCTGCTGTTGATCTGCATCGGCGTCGGCGTCGTCACTATTCCGAAGCTGCTGCGCCCGGATCCGAAACTCGTTGCCGATGTCGGCGTCTGGAAGAAGGAGGCCGAAAGCCGCAAACAGCAGGCGATCGCCGCCAAGGCGCCGGAGCGGCCGGCCAGTGACCAGGCGAAGCTCTCCTATGACACCGGCGCCTCGGCACTGACCTCTGCCGATGCCCTGCTGAAGGATGAAGACTACGAAAAGGCCCTTCCGGGTTACCAGTCTGCCGCGATCAATCTCGGCAATGCGCTGATCGCCATCTCAAAGGAGAACGCCGAAAAGGCGAAAGCCGCCGCTTCGACTGCCGGCGGCGACAAGGCGCCGGCTTTTGCCGACGCCGATGCCAAGATGAAGGCTGCTGCCGACAGCGCTACGGCCAAGCAAATGCATGCGGCCGTCGACGGCTACGACGCATCGAAGACCGGTTTTAACGATCTCGCCAAGGCACTCACGGCGCTGACGGCGGCCGAAAAAGACGCGGCGGCGAAGCGCGAGACGGTCAATCGCATCGGCGCCGGCGATAGTCCGGATGTCGCCAAGGCGAGCGGGTTGATGACCGAGGCAAAGGCCAAGGCTGAACAATGGCAGATGCCGGCGGCGACATCAGGCTATGGCGACGCCGCCAAACTCCTTGCCGCCATCATCGCCGACGTCATGGCGTCGAAGGACGAGGCGACGGCGCTAAAGCAAAAGGTCGCCGATCTCAACGCCTCGATCACGACGCGCGCCGGTGCAGCCGATCCGACGCTTGTATCACTCGCGCCGAAGATCAGCGAGGCCGATGGCCGATATAGCGCCGAGGCCTATAAAATAGCGGTGGTCGCCTACAAACCGATCCTTGCCGATCTCGAGGCGCTGTCGGCGCGCGGCTTCTGCCCGGTTTCGCCGACCCTGGCCTTCGAGACTGTGCCGGCGGGAAGCTATTCGCTCGACAATGTGCGGCTGATGACCGCTTCGATGAAAGAGCTTGGCGGCATGCTCGGCGTTGCCAATGGCGCCGTCAAAGTCGAAAAATCCTTCTGCATGCAGGCGAAGGCCGTCACTCGCGCCGAGATGGCGGCATATTACACCGCCAATTCCGATCCCGCCTCAGCGCAGGCATACAGCGACAATCCGCAGCAGCCGGCCGACGACGTGCCGCTTGCCGTGGCTCAGACCTATACTGCCTGGTTGTCGAAGCAGCTGAACACGCCCGTTCACCTGCCGTCGGCAACCGAGTGGATGGCCAGTGCGACGAAGCTCGCGACGGAAAAACTGCCCGACAATGGCGACATCATCCTGCAATGGAGCGCCACCCCCTGCGAGGCCGGCGGCAATGTCGCCTTCATGGCGCAGGAGGGCTCGACCTTCGTCGTCTGCTCGGACGCTTCGGCCGGCGGCATTTTCAGGGTGACTGCGGAATTACGGTGA
- a CDS encoding serpin family protein yields MPKSTLLAGLAASLLTLASAAHADNSGDGKSMLAAQAGLAAELIDRTLAKEGAANIMVSPASLAAALGLASLGASAEGKAAIAKGLGFGSEVKGPETVLDAMSQEKPAAADASLATAVAIVFDDKLVLVPDALSMLATHRIKPSIEDLDGPASVEHINLWVKETTRGAIPVMLDAPPGGGFVSLGALSFKARWKTSFERESPASPFQRPDGSTISVPMMHLAGDGQKFRFDDKFAAVDLAYAGESYSMVVVAARSGKGVAGADLKALTSWLQGEKFEAAKGEIFLPRFSLNDGRDLMPILNAMGLTPEKAKHATFPGFTKENIRLSRVLQKTMIKVDENGTEAAAATAAITERSIDPKLVRVVADARFAFALRDTKSGLLLAAGLIGDPLLEQDD; encoded by the coding sequence ATGCCGAAATCCACGCTGCTGGCGGGTCTTGCCGCTTCCCTGCTGACGCTCGCCTCAGCCGCCCATGCCGACAACTCCGGCGACGGCAAATCGATGCTCGCCGCCCAGGCCGGGCTCGCCGCCGAGCTGATCGACCGCACGCTGGCAAAGGAGGGTGCGGCTAATATCATGGTGTCGCCGGCAAGCCTTGCAGCAGCCCTCGGCCTTGCCAGCCTCGGCGCCTCCGCCGAAGGCAAGGCCGCAATCGCCAAAGGCCTCGGCTTCGGCAGCGAGGTGAAGGGGCCGGAGACGGTGCTTGACGCGATGTCACAGGAGAAGCCGGCCGCCGCGGATGCGTCTTTGGCGACGGCTGTTGCGATCGTCTTCGACGATAAGCTGGTGCTCGTCCCCGACGCGCTCTCGATGCTCGCCACCCACCGCATCAAGCCCTCGATCGAGGATCTCGACGGACCGGCATCGGTCGAGCACATCAACCTCTGGGTCAAAGAGACGACGCGCGGCGCCATTCCCGTCATGCTCGACGCGCCGCCCGGCGGCGGTTTCGTCAGCCTCGGCGCGCTGTCCTTCAAGGCGCGTTGGAAGACCTCTTTCGAGCGGGAAAGCCCGGCGAGCCCCTTTCAGCGGCCGGACGGTTCGACGATTTCGGTGCCGATGATGCATCTTGCCGGCGATGGGCAGAAATTCCGCTTCGACGATAAATTTGCCGCCGTCGACCTTGCTTATGCCGGCGAAAGCTACAGCATGGTCGTGGTGGCGGCGCGCTCCGGCAAAGGTGTCGCCGGCGCCGACCTGAAGGCGCTTACCTCCTGGCTGCAGGGCGAAAAATTCGAAGCGGCCAAGGGTGAAATCTTCCTGCCCCGCTTTTCCCTGAACGACGGGCGTGATTTGATGCCGATACTGAATGCGATGGGACTGACGCCCGAAAAGGCCAAGCATGCCACCTTCCCGGGTTTCACCAAGGAAAACATTCGCTTGTCGCGCGTTCTTCAGAAGACGATGATCAAGGTTGACGAAAACGGCACGGAGGCGGCGGCAGCCACGGCAGCGATCACAGAACGCAGCATCGATCCCAAGCTCGTTCGCGTCGTCGCCGATGCCCGTTTTGCCTTCGCACTTCGCGATACGAAAAGCGGCCTGCTGCTGGCCGCCGGCCTGATCGGCGATCCGCTTCTGGAACAGGATGATTGA
- a CDS encoding trypsin-like serine protease, with translation MSASISKVLTIASVMLLLAAPALGQQDTDFAGEDGGRVIGGQAAKKGEWPWQVKILAPDPEQRGRFGGHCGGSLIAPRWILTAAHCVTSGRSGKQDLFARDLLIVEGKSKIDKVISVDGPDKPGLAVEDVVIHEDFDRKVFANDIALIKLAEPAVSRPAVLASAGDDEVEAAGHMAVVTGWGYTKADHGWDDKYLPTELQEVELPIVPREDCRAAYRDSSMRMNPIDERNVCAGYAEGGKDACQGDSGGPLVAQRPDKSWIQLGIVSWGAGCAEAKHYGVYTRVAAFRDWIAAKTEGDVPNVEASAAGDQVASTTTSAGAGTKLRQSGQKLANLAITTPPAGDSAPAATTETPDAPTGEPAAQPPAVQTPAVQPPVVQTPAAQTPVAQAPAIESSPGDRVLLIGIDDYEMREAKLTGSASDVKSMQLFLVKTLAYRPEQIHTLTNRKASREAILAEIDDWLVRQSTPGSRVFLYFSGQGSEEMGAEATTSPTLVAADAKLVREAGKVTVTNQIRETEIAARLNSLKDRRVTLLIDACHVGPGSRSAVAAPSGGNVRCLGPALAALEPPNKSGTEAKFSFGGENAMVWSAVNSGQWALVDREAKPPGGVFTRRFIEGVEDGVARAADKPNVSNAALLDYVRRKSDEYCRTHADDCRFTPVPQFYGQPDALGRDVITGEEAKTPLAAVENTLKSDNEAGVAVDVLPGTSVGIGDKVAMRVSTKKSGYLILVDIDASGKLTQLYPNKRSMGLKPSAKSGDNRLDPARPVVVPDARNPYTGFEYVVEGPSGVGMVVAILSDKPIEVLDLPDVPTPLVGQRAAFNYVYDLARSLRIVGDDETGGQGKWSFDSKFYRIR, from the coding sequence ATGAGCGCGTCGATCAGCAAGGTCCTGACTATTGCCTCCGTCATGCTGCTCCTGGCTGCGCCTGCGCTGGGCCAGCAGGATACCGATTTCGCCGGCGAGGATGGCGGCCGTGTCATCGGCGGCCAGGCTGCGAAGAAGGGCGAATGGCCCTGGCAGGTCAAGATCCTGGCGCCCGATCCCGAACAGCGCGGTCGCTTCGGCGGCCATTGCGGCGGCTCGCTGATTGCGCCGCGCTGGATCTTGACCGCCGCCCATTGCGTCACCAGCGGCCGCTCCGGCAAGCAGGATCTGTTCGCCCGCGACCTGTTGATCGTCGAGGGCAAGTCGAAGATCGACAAGGTCATATCCGTCGACGGACCGGATAAACCCGGCCTTGCCGTCGAAGACGTGGTCATCCATGAGGATTTCGACCGCAAGGTCTTTGCCAACGACATCGCCCTGATCAAGCTTGCCGAACCCGCCGTCTCCAGGCCTGCAGTCCTCGCCTCGGCGGGGGATGACGAGGTCGAGGCCGCCGGTCACATGGCTGTCGTCACAGGCTGGGGTTATACCAAGGCCGATCACGGCTGGGACGACAAATACCTGCCGACCGAGCTGCAGGAAGTCGAGCTGCCGATCGTTCCGCGCGAGGATTGCCGCGCCGCCTATCGCGACAGCTCGATGCGGATGAACCCGATCGACGAGCGCAATGTCTGCGCCGGTTATGCCGAAGGCGGCAAGGATGCCTGCCAGGGCGACAGCGGCGGCCCGCTGGTTGCGCAGCGCCCCGACAAGAGCTGGATCCAGCTCGGCATCGTCAGCTGGGGTGCCGGCTGCGCCGAGGCTAAACATTACGGCGTCTATACCCGCGTCGCCGCCTTCCGCGACTGGATCGCCGCCAAGACCGAGGGCGATGTGCCGAATGTCGAAGCTTCAGCCGCCGGCGATCAGGTCGCCTCGACCACCACCAGCGCCGGCGCTGGGACGAAGCTGAGACAGTCCGGCCAGAAACTCGCCAACCTCGCCATCACCACCCCTCCCGCCGGCGATAGCGCGCCTGCCGCCACGACCGAAACGCCAGACGCCCCCACCGGCGAACCCGCCGCCCAGCCGCCTGCAGTCCAGACACCCGCCGTCCAGCCGCCTGTGGTCCAGACGCCTGCTGCCCAAACACCCGTTGCTCAGGCGCCCGCGATCGAAAGCTCTCCCGGCGACCGCGTGCTGCTGATCGGCATCGACGATTATGAGATGCGCGAGGCGAAACTGACCGGTTCTGCCAGCGATGTGAAGTCGATGCAGCTCTTCCTCGTGAAGACGCTCGCCTACCGCCCGGAACAGATCCACACGCTGACCAACCGCAAGGCCAGCCGCGAGGCGATCCTTGCCGAAATCGACGACTGGCTGGTGCGCCAGTCGACACCTGGAAGCCGGGTCTTCCTTTATTTCAGTGGGCAAGGTTCCGAGGAAATGGGCGCCGAGGCGACGACCAGCCCGACGCTTGTTGCAGCCGACGCCAAGCTGGTGCGCGAGGCCGGCAAGGTAACGGTCACCAATCAGATCCGCGAAACCGAAATCGCCGCACGGCTGAACAGCCTCAAGGACCGCCGCGTCACGCTGCTGATCGATGCCTGCCATGTCGGGCCGGGCAGCCGCAGCGCGGTGGCGGCGCCAAGCGGCGGCAACGTCCGTTGCCTCGGTCCGGCGCTGGCTGCGCTCGAACCGCCGAACAAATCAGGCACGGAAGCGAAATTCTCGTTCGGCGGCGAAAACGCCATGGTCTGGTCGGCGGTCAATTCAGGCCAATGGGCGCTCGTCGACCGCGAGGCCAAGCCGCCGGGCGGCGTCTTCACCCGCCGCTTCATCGAAGGCGTTGAGGATGGCGTGGCGCGCGCCGCCGACAAGCCGAATGTCAGCAATGCCGCCCTGCTTGATTATGTCCGGCGCAAATCCGACGAATATTGCCGAACCCATGCCGACGATTGCCGCTTCACGCCGGTCCCACAGTTTTATGGCCAGCCGGATGCGCTCGGCCGCGATGTCATCACCGGCGAGGAGGCAAAAACCCCGCTCGCCGCCGTCGAGAACACGCTGAAAAGCGACAATGAGGCCGGCGTTGCCGTCGACGTGTTGCCTGGCACCTCGGTCGGCATCGGCGACAAGGTGGCGATGCGGGTGTCGACCAAGAAGTCCGGCTATCTGATCCTGGTCGATATCGATGCCTCCGGCAAGCTGACGCAGCTTTACCCGAACAAGCGCTCGATGGGGCTGAAACCATCAGCCAAGAGCGGCGACAACCGGCTCGATCCGGCCCGGCCGGTCGTCGTGCCCGATGCGCGCAATCCCTATACCGGCTTCGAATATGTGGTGGAGGGACCTTCCGGCGTCGGCATGGTCGTCGCCATCCTCAGCGACAAGCCGATCGAAGTGCTCGACCTGCCGGATGTGCCGACCCCGCTGGTCGGCCAGCGCGCCGCCTTCAACTATGTCTACGACCTCGCCCGCAGCCTGAGGATCGTCGGCGACGACGAGACTGGCGGCCAAGGCAAATGGTCGTTCGATTCCAAATTCTATCGCATCCGCTGA